DNA sequence from the Microtus ochrogaster isolate Prairie Vole_2 chromosome 2, MicOch1.0, whole genome shotgun sequence genome:
ctggagttaaaaaGTAACTGTGAGCTGTCCAAGGTAGGAtatggaaactgaactctggaaaagcagcaaatattcttaattgctgagccaactctccagcctacTTGTTGGAATCTTATTGAATTGTTGTTTTATCTTCTGCTGAATCTATAATACGGCTTTAAGACACAAGAATTGTAATTTTAATTCTAGAATCAAATGAGTACAAGACATTAAGATGGAAAAATATGGggtagggaggtggctcagcaattaagaacactgcctgctcttctagaggacccaggttctattcccagcaaccacatagtggcttacaatgTCTGTAACTACAATTCCAGGGGACTGACAtaatcttctggcttccaggggtacacagacatacaagcagacaaaacactcatacccataaaataaaatttaaaaataaatttaagatacagaaaataaatgtagCAGTCTGCCTGAACTTGTTTATCTCTACAGAAAACACTAATACCTCCAAGGGCTTTGAATCCATACATTAGTAAGAAACAGAGGGTAAATATGCATGTATAGCACATGCATTTGTTGTGATGATAAGGTGACCAGAAAAGGGAGCGGGGGAGTCCTGGATGTTTCATGACACATGGAAGATGACAACCTTGGACACGAGCCATACTGGTCTTCTGAAGCCAGCCTCGCTTCTTTAATCACATTTCATACAGGTGATGTGATGCTATAGCAACGGAGTGCAAAGCGTTTCTGAGACAGCATGGCCAGCAAAGCCTAAAATATATACTCTTTAGCCCTGTATGGAAAGTTTGGCAACCTCTGACCCAGGACAAAGATTGATTACAAATATGTATTAAGAAATACTGACCTATAACCTTCaactatttactttaaaaattaccaaaacagccgggcggtggtggcgcacacctttaatcccagcacttgggaggcagaggcaagcggatctctgtgagttcgagaccagcctggtctacagagctagttccaggacaggctccaaaaccacaNNNNNNNNNNNNNNNNNNNNNNNNNNNNNNNNNNNNNNNNNNNNNNNNNNNNNNNNNNNNNNNNNNNNNNNNNNNNNNNNNNNNNNNNNNNNNNNNNNNNaaaaaaaaaaaaaaaaattaccaaaacaaagacaaaaatctatagtggctatataaaaatgtttctgttttaaacaatTAAGATGTGATttgacccagcactcaggaggcagaggcagcggatctctgtgagttcgagaccagcctggtccaggacaggctccaaagccacagagaaaccctgtctcgaaaaaaccaaaaaaaaaaaagatgtgatttGAGATGGCCCACACAAGAAAATATCGTTTCTCACCTGATACTTTGGTGCGTTGTTGCACTGTGGAAAACTGCCATTGACTTCTCCATTATGTAGCAGATTATTGTCCACCAGattccagccccagctctggtcatcactgcccagcaatgCCACATAACCTTGGCACTGCATAGGGGCCCGTTTCGTAGCAATTCCTATCACTGCCACAGTGCCCAAAGGGCCCTCCCACCATACTTCCCAGGCGTGGCGGCCCTCACTGAAACCAATCTTGGTCCTTGCACCATCGGTGCTCTGAGCGATGGGGTTCCGATGTAATGTAAAGCCATTCTTCTTGATATAGACATTCCTGGAGCAGTCATTTGTGCTGAAGGCATGTTGGAAAGCACGTACCTAAAAACATGAGAAACAGACCAAAAGAATAAACtcgactttttttttcttaaatattaaaatgtagcaAACTAAATgtagtggttcacacctgtgatctcagccctctgggaggctgaagcagaagtgaaagttcaaggccatcctgggctactgaGCAaatcccatctccctcccctgctcccaaaCCAAAAAACTTGAGGCtatgtgtttataaataataagatcATAAACTTTTAAATAGCACACTATTTccaaataatgaataaagctctAGCTGGGAAATTAACATTAAATACTGTACCCCATTAAAAATAACTCCTAGCTAGAGCTAGACATAGTAATACATGCAGATATTTTCTAAAtcaaaaaaataacagaagagaaTTAAGTCCTTGTGATGTTAATATTTTCTTAGACTATtccacaattttttaaagatttatttattatgtatacagtgttctgcctgcatgtgtgcctgcatgccagaagagggcgccagacctcatgtgagccaccatgtggttgctgggaattgaactcaggacctctggaagaacagccaatgctcttagcctctgagccatctctccagccccctagtccACAATTCTTACAAATTCTAGGTGTTTTTCCTCTAGTTTTTCCCTCTGTCACAGTGACAGCCTCTTGCTCAACCTCCTATCACAGCTTCCCATTTTGTTGaactgatcctactgcatgcactttGAGTGACTCCCTCTCTGCCCCACAGAAGCCTACAAAAGCAGTCCTTAGCCTTAAATTCCTTCCAGAGCTGTCTTTCTGAAACAGTATCTCCACAGACTCTCAGGTCAGCTAACAACTTTTGACAGCTCCACACAGAGGACCACATCCATTCCAAGTTCCTCCTGGCTCCAAAGCCTCTCAGAGCAGGCTGATGCACTTCCTACCCCACCTGCCTCGCTGGGCTCCTAGTGCCccatctgctgccctcttccttGTTCTCTACCACCACCTCCATAAAGATATTCTTAGCCAGGGCCACCCAAttcccatctccctcctctcctgatCCCCATTCACTATTGTCTGTACCACGTAACGCTTAATTATAAGGATCTTGTTTTCTAATGTGCTTCTGAGCAGATGATTCTAGTAAACAgtttttgcaaaaacaaaaacaacaacaaaaaactaatgTAATCTAAATTGGTCAGTGTAGAACCTGCACaaatgggaaagacagaaaaacacattAAGCAACACCATGGGAATGAAATCAGAAACCTAGGATGGTAACAAAAAAATTacaggggaggaggtggaaatggaATCAATCTGCAGTCTAAGATAGCCTAAAAAGACTTAGCAACTCCTTATCATGAGAATGTATACAAATACTGATTAAATAAACTataatatttcatgtttatgaGGCAACACtgcaattttcaaagaaattactgtcagtttcttctctctctcctctctctctctctctctctctctccccctctctctctctctctctctcNNNNNNNNNNNNNNNNNNNNNNNNNNNNNNNNNNNNNNNNNNNNNNNNNNNNNNNNNNNNNNNNNNNNNNNNNNNNNNNNNNNNNNNNNNNNNNNNNNNNttttccaagacaggatttccctgtgtagctttggagcctgtcctggactagttctgtagaccagactggcctggaactcacagagatccacctgcctctgcctccctagtgctgggactaaaggcatgcaccaccactgcccatcttgtCAGTTTCTTTTTAGAGATGACACTAGTATCATAGTATgtgtctttgcttttaaaaatagcaaatgaaaaattcaaatgaaatggaaaaatgcCCAATTAATAATGTTTAAAGCTGAatgtgcctttagtcccagcacttgagaagcagatgcaggcggatctctgagtagaggccagcctggtctacagagaaacaaatactatcttgaaaaacaaaattaaagtcaaGTAGTCTCAGTTTCTGAACAACCTAGATTTCCTATTTCAACATCATCAGTACAGTACAGCTTCGGGCTTTTGAGTAGTTTCCCCTGAGCTCACCAGCCCACCCTCCTTCTCCAACATACTCTCCACTTCTCAACACGCTGTCTCTAATTCTGTttctacaaatgaaaacaaagacctagcTTAGGATATAAGTCTGGATATAATTTAGAGAAGTATAGACAGACACAAGCATTTGGGATAACCAGTGCTACCTGGAGATATGTAAAACACGAATTATAAAAGTTTCTGGAAATGGGGGTGTAACTCAGTAAATGCTGAACATGCCTGGGATCCTGGGTTTGAGACACAGCAtgacaggaagggaagggaaggaggaagaaaaagatgaaccAAGAGCACACTTCCTAGTGTCATGCTCTCCCTACCCCAGTTCTGCTGCCCGCTCCTTGGGAGTTCTATTTGAGCCACCCTCCCTAATCCCACCCGCCCTGTCTGCGGCAGTTTTCCCAGCCGTGCCCTCCTCTCTATGTGCCCTCTGTATCTCATGGCCTGGTCTCATTAAAACACAGcttttacttcttccttcatCTGTTCAAACTTGTATGGTTTTCCAATTGCAGAATAAAGCCCAAACAATGTATCAAAACCTGTGTTTCAAAAGGCCTTCATATATCTAGTGCCAGGTTACCTTTATAATCGCATTTCCCTTCATTCAACTAAAATTACTTTCTATCTTTAGCCTAGAACTTTCCTCAGCCTTAACTACCAAGTGCTGCCTGACATCTGTTGAATGTCTCAACTCTGTACACTCTGCTCTTCCACAGATGAACTCTAGCTCAAGTGACACACTATGTACCTCAAATGCCTAGGAGTcattccctgctcttccttcttcatttctatttcaaaacTACTGCCAAATTCTGTAGATGCTTTAAGGAAAAGATTGTTTGATCCCGCAAATTTCAGAGAAAACATAGATAATCCCAATATCTTAATTTTCTCtgagtgaaaaaaatcaattttaatgtaTGATGACCTAAAATCCTAGTGCCATACCTAAAGACAACAGGAGGAACGGTCATCAAATCCTGTAGATTTTATTTCCTAAGTGTTtatttctctccatctccttcacTACCTACTTTCTAATAGATCTAAAGGATTTCTAAAGTCTTCTTCCAACTTCTTCTCCTTACTGAAGTAAAAATAACCTCTTTAAAACACAAACCAGTCCAACCACCAGTCCCCATGTCTGTTTCTCTGGCTCACAACTAGAAATGGCTTCACTAGGCTTGTCCCACTGCTTTTCATCTTATTCACACCGGCAGTATTTGTGCTAAGGACTACCGCTGACATTCTAGTTTCTCATACCAGCAGATTCCCTTAAGAGGCTCTTCTTGCTCCTCTTGGCCTGTTTATCCTTATCCCTGGGGTCTCACTGAGCCTACGCACCACGTCTGACCTCCGAACCCAGTTAAAGCCCCCATTACTGACACTTGGAATACAGTGTAACTCTCATTACTGACACTNNNNNNNNNNNNNNNNNNNNNNNNNNNNNNNNNNNNNNNNNNNNNNNNNNNNNNNNNNNNNNNNNNNNNNNNNNNNNNNNNNNNNNNNNNNNNNNNNNNNNNNNNNNNNNNNNNNNNNNNNNNNNNNNNNNNNNNNNNNNNNNNNNNNNNNNNNNNNNNNGGAATACAGTGTAACTCTCATTACTGACACTTGGAATACAGTGTAACTCTCACTCACAATACTCACCAGTGCAGTTCACAACTGCAATGATCAGATTAACATCTATTCCTCAGGCTGGGGGATGTAGCTAGCATgtattcaatccccagtactgaaaaagagaaacacaggcaggcttgcacatgcatatgtgcatgcctTCTATAGACTATAATCCCCATAAGGCACATGTTGGTAAGACTTTGCATTTTTGCTTTCCCTTTATGTTTTTCTGTTCAGAGTTcttcataaaattttcaaatttaccTCATCTTAAAGTTCAGCTTAGTATCATCTTCATGTCAAACCTTTTCTAATTCTCCACTCAACTCTTTCCCTTCCAGTGAACTTCCTACACTACACTAAGGAGCAATGTGTGCCATGTGTTACATACATTTCCCTCCTCTAAGGACTTCAGACTCCCTGAGTACTTCCTACAATTACATTAACCTTCCATCTTCAGAATATTCACCTAAACCCCAGGATAAGTACAAGTCCACCCTGAAGCTGCAGTACACACAGCAGAAAgttaaaatattagaaacttaAGGAAACTGTCTGGAAAGATACAAAACTAGTATCAATTTAGGTGGTTTCCAAGGATGAGACCTGGGTAGCAGTGGGACAGCAGCAAAGGAAGACAGGTTACTTCTACTGATGCTCAGCTCACATGGATACATTATCTACTGCACGCTAGGTgaactctgtgtgtggtgtgtgagtatgtgtacagAGTCCAGATGTGAACACTGGATGGCTTCCTCTTTGGCTCagcaccttattttttgagacaaagcctctcGCTAAGCCTGAAGCTTGCAATTTTGGCTAACCCAGCTGGCCAGCGACAGCTCGAGAGCCACTTGGCTCAAGCCCCGCGTGCTGGGTTGCGGATACACCCCAGCCTAGCTTTTCCAGTCAGCCTGGGCATCTGAGGTACTCATGCTCACCCAGCAAGCAACTCACCTACTAAGCTGTCTTTCCTGTCCTTTTATCTCAATCTTGACTCATGTAAATGTAACTATCATAAGtaaatacaaaaatgtattcatttattttgttttttaaaataaggtttcactttgtagtgcaggctagcctggaactcaccacgctggcttcaaattcattctgctcctcctgcttcagtctcccaatgTACCACCATATCAAGCTTAGAAGCCTTAAgctagacaaaaataataaatcttaaaggacagtttttaatttttttttcttgagaaggGATCTTACTACATAGCTTTGGCTAGCCTtgaacagagacccacagaggccaaatttttaaagttaaaaacactGACTATGAAGCAAAGTAGGACAATATTGAAACCTTCTACACTCTCCTCTAAATTACTATACAATTAATACCCACTGACTATCTATACTACACAAATACAATCCTGGCAAATGATGTTCTTTTACCTAACAAGAAAAACAAGGGCTTAGGAATGCTCTCTAGataggtggtagtggcacatgcctttaatctcagcactcaggaggcagaggcaagtggatctctgtgagttccaggtcagcctggtctacaaagcaggttccaggacacccagggctgttacccagagaaactctgtcttaaaaaaaaaaaagaaaaaaaaaaacctcaaaacaaaacaaacgaaaacctCCCTGATCTTCCAGAGTaccaaagttcagttcctggtGTGAGCgagcgtgtgtgcgtgcgtgcgtgcctgtgtgtgtgtgtgtctgtgtgtgtgtgcgtgcgtgagcaTGCGTTTGGGGTAACTcgcatctgtctgtaactccagctccaggagatgaCACTGTCTTCTAGACTCTGTGGGTACTGGTATTCACATATTTGTGAATTCACACACTCGCATCAAATATTTTGCTAAGAGTGGTCACACCTGCATCTCAGGCATTGGAAGGCAGTCAGGTGGGTTTCCGTTAaggtctaggccagcctgggttgctagtgagagaccctgtctcaggaaaaaaaaaaaaaaagactatctgATAATTGACATATTCAACAGCAGTGTTCCTTCTCTTATCACACTAAAacttgttttaatataaaataaaccagTAGCAGTGATCCAtactataattctagcactctcaaagagacagaaaagtggCAAGTTGGAGACTGCCctgaactatatagtgagaccctgcctccaaagtagacataatatatgtgtatatacatatttataatacatatattgaAAGAAATAGTGTATCTATTTCACATGAAAAATTACTTTGACACTCACTAGCATATAGCATTAAAAAGGGATATGCTTGCCATATTCCAGATCTGACTTTATCATCTCTCATATATGCTCCCTGCTTTGTTTTGGGACAGCGTCTCTTattttgtgtagctctggctgtcctggaactcgatatgcagaccaggctagcctcaaactcacacagatgcCCCTGCCTTTggccctggagtgctgggattaaaggtgtgcagcccCACACCCGGCTTCACATATGTTGATGACTGCTATTCTAAAGAGCTACTATCTGTCTAAATGAACTTGAACCCGAGGACCATTGTCTGGGCTGGAGAATCCTTGGTCCTGCCACAACCTGTTACTTAGCATTCTAATTCTGTCATGTAGACAcaggaatggaagaaaaaaaataccaaaacaaaacccagaaaaatagCAATCAACGTTTAGATGATAAATACAACAGAAGAAACATCAACTGGGTAGAACTATGAAAAAGATATCAAGGAAGTAATCAATAACAGTAGCACAAGGCAGCTTTAGGAGTTATATGGCACCAATGGAAGGATGTTCTATTAAAATCTCTTCCTTGCAAATTAGTTAGCAAGATGCATAAGCCCAAACTCACTTGGAAGCGTTAAATACTGCCGCTGTATGAGAACGTCGGcacaaagaatgaaagaaaatgtgcttATTAATCAGAGCTTGGAAAAGCTGAGGTGAACGCAAAGATCCCGGCAACTAAACCCATTTTAAAGCAACCAAGATGGACTAATGTCATAAGTTGATCTGGAGGCCGCgaaaacagaaaatcaaggcTGGTGGTCCACCTGTAAGACAGTCGAAAGTAGAACGAGTGTTGAAGATCAGGGATGGAAAGCcacctaatattttaaaaagtgaggtGGCTCACGAAGCAGAACTTCAATGCAAAGAAAAGACCTTTACGGAGAGGAGGGGTAAGGACGGTACTGACTGGCTGAACCCGTGGAAAGGCGGGATGATGAGGTGAGACACCTGACTCAAGCTTAGAAGATACACCCCGAGAACGGCGGGCAGGATAGAAGCCGGGCTTCGACGTGGCCCGGGCTTCCCTCACCTTGGCCTTGTAGCTGGGCAGGTTGCAGAGGATGTCCGTGCGCAGAGCCTCTTCTGCCAGGCTGCGGGCGCACAGGCTCCGCCACACCTCGCTGTTCTCGTCGCCGTGGAGGCAGCGGTACCAGTGCTTGCACACCAGGGCGCAGCTCCGCAGCTCGGACAGCTCCAGGTAGGAGAACACCAACTCCAGCACCCGGCTGGGCAGTCGGCCGCCGGCCCCGGAGGACCCCGCACCCGCGCCCGCACCAGCGCCCCCGCAGCCAGCGCCGCCCGAAGCTGCTCCAGCCCCCGGGCCCGGCGCCGCCATCGCCTCACCAGCCGGCCCGAgggccgccgctgccgccgcttCGCCCCGTCTCGGCACCGGAGGCCAAGCCTCGCCTAGAGATCGGAGCAGCACGCTCCACCACCCCTTTCAGCTCGGGCCAGTGGCGCCTCCACCGCTCCCGCCCCTGCCCGGGGGCGTCCGCCGCGTGCCCCGCCTCACTGAGGGCAGACGCGCGGGCCACTCGGGTCCCCGCCCCTCGTAGCCGCTCAGCGCGGGCGCCGGAACCACCCGCCTCGCCCGGCCTCCCCGCGACGCACCCCGGGATCCGCCATGCGGGTTGAGGGCAAGAAGCAAGGGCGCACGCCCAGCTCCTTCGCCGAGCCTCTCAGCCCGGAAGTGACTGCTCCGCGAAGGCGCCTCGCTCCCTAAACTTGACGGGATTGGAGGCTGAATGTGAGGTCATCACTAGGCGCCGGCCGGGAACGGGAAGCCCAGGTATGAGGCTGTTGCCAGTGGGTTCGATCTACTCTCTagagtttttttctctttttcgaCTAATGGCCTTGAGTAGGCTCTCCTTGGCCTCTCTTCCTACGGAGTTTCCTGTTTCATTTGCTTCCTGCTCAATCTCCAGTTTGTGCACGACACTTTCCTTTTTTGCTCGCCAGTTAGTTCGTGCACCTTTACTTCTATTGGACCCATTTTCTTTACCTTTGGGCAGTTGAGAACCTCTTGTCTTGATCAGGTTAGATagcattttacttatttactttatttttttggtgtttcgagacacggtttctatgtgtagctttgaTTGTCCTgaacgagctctgtagaccagcctggccttcaattcagagatcttcctgcctcttcctcccgagtgctaggattaggaTTAAACACTCCAGTCTTTTGGGGGACAGGACCGTAGGGACTCCCCGAACATCTGTACCAGTACTCCTTTCTAAAAGTAAGGTGACAAAATTTACTTCGTAAATACGCGGCGAAAAACAAGTTTAGATAATCCCAAAGTGTCATTTAAATAGTAAATGTCACAATCTTTTTGGACAACATATAGTGTGCTCAGATCCATCTCTTAGTAAAAAGATTAAGGAAAtgtgttttgtgttctgttttaatttgttaaacagTCCCAAGAGGGAGATTAAAGTGGAGGCATAATGATGGTTTTCAGGGAGGAAAAGAAATCCTGCATTATTTAGTCATACTACGTTTCCAAAATTTAAAGAGTACttagaaaaagaataatagaGGGTTGGAGTGATGGCTGAGccgataagagcacttgctgcccttggggaggacctgggtttattcccagcacccaggtggagGCTCCAggccacctgtaacttcagtttgaGGTGAGCCAAGGCCTCTTCTGGTTTTGTACATGCCTGAGATGTACATGCCATGCACAGAAAGTCAAATAAAAGAAGAACTACAGGGTGAGCATGCCTGGTAAGAGGTT
Encoded proteins:
- the Fbxo45 gene encoding F-box/SPRY domain-containing protein 1: MAAPGPGAGAASGGAGCGGAGAGAGAGSSGAGGRLPSRVLELVFSYLELSELRSCALVCKHWYRCLHGDENSEVWRSLCARSLAEEALRTDILCNLPSYKAKVRAFQHAFSTNDCSRNVYIKKNGFTLHRNPIAQSTDGARTKIGFSEGRHAWEVWWEGPLGTVAVIGIATKRAPMQCQGYVALLGSDDQSWGWNLVDNNLLHNGEVNGSFPQCNNAPKYQIGERIRVILDMEDKTLAFERGYEFLGVAFRGLPKVCLYPAVSAVYGNTEVTLVYLGKPLDG